TATGGGGGATCCGGATACTGCTCCGGTTGGAAAATACACAAAAGAAGCACTTGAAGATGCTTTTCTCTGGGATGAAATTAGCGGGAAAATCGTTTACGCAGAAAACGTGAAGCAAGTAATTGTTTATGTTGAAAAAGCTGAAGTGGATGCGGGATTTGTGTATTCAAGTGATTATATGGCGGCAGACAAGAATCGGATTGAAATGGCTGCAGAAGTACCTGTAAATTCTTCGATAAGCTATCCAATTGCCGTAGTCTCCTCCTCACCTGAAAAGGAAGCTGCAGGCAAGTTCATTGATTTTGTTCTTTCTCAGGAAGGGCAAACCATACTGGAAGAACACGGATTCATAGTAGATGGTAATTGATGATTGAAGATGCATGGATTCCCCTGTTAATTACTTTAAAAGTAGCTGGATTGTCTACTATTTTTGTAGCTATACTTGGAATTGTCATCTCATATCTTCTGGCACGAAGGGAATTTCGGGGAAAATGGGCTGCTGATACTCTGGTAACCCTTCCTCTTGTACTGCCTCCGACTGTTACTGGTTACCTGCTGGTTGTATTGCTGGGGAAAAACGGAATAATAGGTCAACCTCTTTTTGATCTTACCGGCTGGGCAATCCTTTTCACATGGCAGGCTGCGGTAATTGCGGCTTTTGTCGTATCCCTCCCGCTCATGGTTAAGACAACAGCAGCTGCAATCAGTGGTGTTGACCGGGAACTTGAGTACGCTGCCTACACCCTGGGTCATAGTGAACTGGAAACGATGCTTTTTGTCACACTTCCTCTGGCAAAGAAAGGAATTCTGGCAGGACTCGTTTTGAGTTTTGCAAGGGCTGTAGGTGAATTCGGGGCTACATTAATGGTTGCGGGCAATCTTCCCGGGCAGACTAATACGATGTCCCTATCCATCTATACGGCATTCCAGTCAGGTAATGATACACTTGCGAACATCCTTGTGGTGACTCTTGTTCTGGTTTCATTGATTGCTATGGGTTTGACTGCAAAACTAATTGATCGCTGGAGTGTGTAATCTATGGGTATTGCAGTAAATGTTTCAAAGGAGTACAATTCCAGAAGCAGGAAGGGTAAAGATCAAGACAGTTTCCTGCTGGACATTGATTTTGAAGCAGGGGATGAAATGGTGGTACTTTTTGGTCGCTCCGGCTCGGGGAAAACCACCACTTTACGCTGTATTGCCGGACTTGAAACTCCTGACAGCGGCTACATAGATGTAAACGGGCAGACCTATTACGAGAGCAAATCCGGAATAAACCTGCAGCCTCAATACCGCAGACCTGGTTACGTGTTCCAGAATTATGCCCTTTTTCCGCATATGGATGTGAAGCAGAATATTGTTTACGGACTCAAGGGCTGGGGCAAAAGCGAGAAGGATGAAAGGTTGCGTGAAATGCTTGAGCTTCTGCACATAGAGGGGCTTGAAGACCGGTATCCTTCACAGTTGTCAGGCGGCCAGAAACAGAGGGTTGCACTGGCACGTGCCCTTGCACCCAAACCCGGAATACTGCTGTTGGATGAACCATTTTCAGCTCTGGATATGGTTGTCAGGATGCGCCTGAGGGAGCGAATAAAGATCATCCAGAAGGAGCTCGGGATTCCTGTGGTATTCATAACCCATAGCCAGGATGAGGCTTTTTCCCTTGCAGACAGGGTTGTTGTTCTTCATAATGGGAAAGTTCATCAAACAGGGAGTTCGAGGGATGTGTTTTATTCTCCGGCTGACAGGGAAGTGGCGGAACTTGTGGGTGTCAGCAACATTTTTGACAATGCAAAAGTGGCTGGTTGTGCACCTGAGGGTACAGTTCTTGAGGGCAGAGGTTTACAGGTTGTTACAGGCAGTAAGATTGCAGATTCAGGCGACCTATCCTGGGGGGTTCGGCCGGAAAATGTACACTTGAAACCTTATGGAGAAAAATCCAGTTTAGGTAGTCTCAATACTTTTGCAGGTAACACAATTGAAATTACCGATAAAGGAAGCAGTAAACTTGTGGCTGTTGAACTTGATGGCAGTGATTTCATATTGCTTTGTGAAATCCCGACCCGACTCTCTGTGGATATGCCATCTTCGCGCTGTATTGTTGAAATTGCTCCCGAAGATATACTTGTTTTTACCCGGTGATTTCCCGACTCCCCTTTCCGGGAAAAATCTTTTTAACATTGAAGTGGTGATTGGTGCCAATGAGCGTTGAGGATGAGATAGCAACTATCGAAAAGGAAATCCGGGATACTCCATATAATAAGGCTACTTCCCACCATATTGGCAAGCTGAAAGCCAAGATTGCCAAGCTTCGGGAGGAGTTGCAGAAACGAGCTTCAGCGAAAGGTGGAGGTGAGGGCTATTCTGTCAAGAAATCCGGGCATGCTACAGTGACGTTAGTTGGATTTCCATCAGTGGGTAAATCCACATTACTCAACAAGCTCACAGGTGCCAAATCCGAAATTGGTGCATACGAATTCACAACCCTTGATGTTATTCCCGGTGTGCTGGAGCACAATGGAGCCACCATACAGATCCTTGATGTACCGGGACTTGTGAGGGGTGCAGCAAGTGGTAGGGGTCGCGGTAAGGAAGTAATCGCAGTTGTGCGAAACAGTGATCTGGTTGTTTTTGTTCTTGATGTTTTCCAGACCCAGCACTATGAAGTCCTCAAGCAGGAATTGTATGATGCCGGTGTAAGGCTTGATACAACCCCGCCGGATGTTGTTATCAAAAGACAGGATCGGGGTGGCATTCCTATCAGCACAACGCTTGATCTCGAACTGCCAGATGATCTCATAAAAGCGGTACTTGGTGAGTACAAAATTCACAATGCCCATGTGCTTATCAGGGATCACATTAACCTTGACGAGCTCATCGATGTTATCATGCTTAACCGTGTCTACATTCCGTCTGTTGTTGTAATCAACAAGGTTGATCTGGCGGATGAGGCAACCATCCAGAAATGCAGGGAAAACTTCCCCGATGCTCTCCTTATCTCTGCCAATGAAGGGGAAAATGTTGAAAAGGTCAAGGATCTCATTTACGATTCACTTGATTTTATTCGTGTGTACCTGAAACCTCAGGGAGAAGCTGCGGATATGGATGAGCCGTTGATTATCACTTACGGCAGTACGATTGGAGATGTTTGTGATCACCTGCATCGTGATTTCAGAAACAAGTTCAGGTACGCCCAGATTTGGGGCGATTCCGCCAAACATCCCGGACAGCGTGCAGGACTCGAACATACGCTGGAAGACGGTGACATCCTGACTGTTATTATCCAGAAGTAAGACCTAATCCTCAAAAATGACATAAATATAAGTAGGATTATGCAGTTTCAATTTTAAGCAGTCCCGTAGGGTAGTGGTCAATCCTTTCGGCCTTTGGAGCCGAAGACGGTGGTTCGAATCCGCCCGGGACTATCTTATCTTTATCGTCTGTTGAGAGCGATTTTTCTAGATTTGAGAGTCTTTTTTCGATGTTATTCAGAACTTGCTCTAGTTGGGTTTCAGGAGAATAGTTTACACTTTTTTGATCAATAATTACCAGAAATGCCTGTTTTCCTTCATGCTCAGTAGGGTGAATTTCTGCTTTCTCACCAACGAGATGCAGGTATTCTTTCGGCAAGCGTAGAGTTGGATACGCCCTTGTTTTGCTTGCACTTAATTTTGTAATTTTAGTTGTAAATGGTTGTTCTGACATAGTTTAAACTATGTGTTTACACGTTAAATACATTGCGTACTAGCCAATAAAGTAGAAACTCGCATTCCACCCTTACTGTATTAAGCAAAAAAGCTCTGTAATGACTAGGGTGACGGTATATAGGAATCGCAATTTTTATTTCTTAGGGGGGTAACACCATCACATCACGTTTAGAAAATTCACTTTCGAGCCCCTTCCTAAATTTCTAAGGCAATACAAATTAATCAGAATCTTCTTGCGACATAGAATCAAAGTAAAGCTTTTCTACAAAAACTAGATCAACAAGCATGTTTTCGGAATCCTCTGCAATCCATTCATAGAATTCTTCAGCGTTACATATGAATTCATATCCTGGAACCTGACCTGACCGAAGTAGTTCATCTATTTTTTTTAAGAAATCTATAGTATCAGGATCTTTTTCGAAAATATATTGTATTTTGTCGTAAACGACATATATTGAAGTTATATGCTTTCTATAATTTTTTTCGAACACGTCTTTGACAAGCTCTGAGACCTTTTCATGAGATGAATCAATATCATTTTTCCTTACTCCATCTTTCATAGTTTTCATTGCAATTGCTATGATTATGTATTCATATCGAGTATTTGTTCCAAAGAGAGTTTGTCGGTCTTTCCATACTTTTCTAGCAAGGATAAAGATATAATCAAGTTGACTTTTGTGTATCTCTAGTGCAGATAAAAGAGATTCTGTAAACTCACGCACCTCTCTCTCAGTAGCAGTTTCATCTGCTGTGATGTAGCCATACTGTTTATCCAATCTCCGAATATTGTTCGCACTCATATCAAACCAAACTCATAATTTTTGATATCTAATATCTAGCAAATAACTACCCGCTGTTTCTATAACATCCAATAAATTTATATATGTTGGTTAAAACCGACGATTATTATGGTGTAGGGAATAATGAACTTCCTAAAAAAGTATCCGATATGGATATAAATCAAAAAGTGTAGTTGAACGATCACGATTTCAACGAAGCTTTTTGAAAAAACGGAGACATAAAAATGCCTACAGAAATTGACTTTCAAAATAGTCTCTTATATGAGACAGGAACAGTAAATGGAATAGAGTTTGACACAACCCCAGATGAGTTAAAAATCCGTAATGCCATTGAGCATGTAACATCTGCAAATTGCTGGCAGGGGATTGAACTTCCACCTGGGTATGAGATTACTAATAACAAACTGTGCAAAATGAATGGAAAATATCCAATTTGCCGAAAGCCTATAGTATTATCTGCAATCGGAGAAAACATTGACAGCGGTGAGTTTTGGTATAAAATTACTTTCATGGATCCTCTTGAAAGAATTCAGGAGATTTATGCAAAGCATGAGCAGATAATAAAGAAAAATGAATTGATGAAGATAACAAACCAGGGCATCCTTGTTGATGAAAAAAAGGGTGCAGAGTTGTGTGAATATTTAGCAGATTCAATTGATTATAATGCAACAAATTTGAAACACAACATGTTTGTCTCGAAAAATGGTTGGAAGAATAATAATGAAATTTTTGTGCTTGGAAATCAGTATTACTCCTCTGAACATATAGGTCCAGTTAGACATGTTAATGAAGAGTCAGTAAAAGGACTAACCAAGAAGGGTACCTTGAAAGATTGGGTGGCAGGTACTAGAGACATCATTGCCGAACCTATCATTCGGTTTAAGTGCTATTGTGCTGTGTCTTCAAATATTTTGAGACTATTGGACATGCCACCTTACATAGTGGATCACAATGGAAACACAAGTACTGGCAAGACTCTGAGTACTAAATTTGCTTTCAGCATGTATGGAAATCCAGAAGAACTCATGCTTTCCGGACAATCTACACCGACTTACTTAGAAGAGATGGCAAGTAACTATGATGATTTTGCTTTGTGCATTGATGAAACCAGTCTACAATCATCTGAAATCCTTACAACTATAATATACATGTTCGGCAACGGTTCTGGAAAAGGGCGTGGAAAAAAGGATGGCGGAGTGAGAAAAATGAAACGCTGGAAAAGTGTTGCATTCACGACTGGTGAAAAACCAATTGCTGACGCCGATGGTTTTGGTGGTCAACAGGTAAGAGTAGTTGAGATCCAGAGGGAGTTGCCAAAGTTGCCTGAAATTGTCAAAACTACCGAAGATACTCTTGCAGGAAACTATGGGCACGTAGGTGAGTTGTTTATCAGGAAAGTATTCGAGCACAAAGATGAACTTCGTTCAAGATTTGCATACTACAGAGACATGTTTACAAATAACGAATCATCTACAATGAATCGGGCTGGAACCTACTTTGCAGCTATTGCAGTTGCAGGCGAGTTGCTGGAGGAAGTCTTTGATGAAATTGGAATTGAAGTTATAGATCATCTTGAGTTAGTGAAAGATTTCTTCAACGAAACTGTGAAGGAGAAACCGATTGTACCATATCCAGTTAAAGCCCTCCGTGCCGTAAACGGTTGGTTTGAAGAGAATAGAGGCTATTTCGTTGTAAATGATGATATGGACTCATACAAGCACGCTGTGAAGTATGGTTGGATTACACGAAATGGATATCTGGACATCATTACTTCCACTTTGAAAGATGCAATGAAAATGCAAAACATAAATCTTGGAAGTGTTCTGGATTCTTGGGAAAAAGATGGCATCATTACTCTTAGTGCTGGAAGAAAGGATTTTCAGGCAAGGCATTCTGATGGCAATGGTGGAAGCCCACGAATTGGTGTATATAGGTTTAACTTGGAGAAAATGAGGGAGTATCTGGAATAAGCGGGTATGTCACATTGTCACAACTGTCACAGGCTTTAGATATATAATAATAAATATGGACAATTATAATAAAATTAATTATATATATTAAATATGTGACACTTGTGACATTTGTGACAGAAGTGCTATGTAGACTTGTATTTGTCGCTGCTAAACACTTTTTCTTGTCTTAAACAATAGACAGAGTCGCAGACACGCGATTTTTTATGATAATTGGTGATTAAAATGATAAATCAAAACGTTAAAAAGTGTATCGATAATTGGACAAAAGAGGGCAAATGCCCTGTATACGAAGGCTGGCCAAAGAACCTTTTTAGGCAAGCTGGTAAAGAAGGAACTGCAAAAATCACTCAATTCATTAAAAAGCGATTTTATGCAACTGCAGATTTCATTGAATATTATTTCTGCATGCCCTATCTGAAATGCGAAATTGAACCAGACTTGCTATATGTTCATTGGAATGATTCGCCGAACAAGAAGGGAAGGATGGAAAAAAGAGATTCAAATAATCAACTGGATTTCTTTTTTCAAAATGGCCTGATATCAAGTTCTTTAGTAGCCAGTTCGATTTGAGAATATATGGGATACAAGAGGTTTTGCATCAATCCTCTTGTTTTTTTATTCATACTTATGTGGTACAGGTGATGCCTAAGACTCTTTGAAGATCCTTGTGAAACTTCCTGTACCACCTAAAGCAACTGCATCAATTATGCGCGAAACTACCTGGATGACATCATTTTAAAGAGTTAACTTTTCTTTTTTAGGGGGGTACAGAGGCAATTAAATAAGGAATTCAAAAGGTTCAGCCTTCATCGATAGAAGTGTCAGAATATAATTTGTCACCCGTATTGTTCCACAACTCATGGAACTCTCTAAGTTCATGTATTACCTGCAAATGAACTTCAAATAAACTAGGTAGCTTTCTAACCAGAGGAGATTTCCAAGTAAAAATTTCCAGAGGACTTTTTCCTTTTTCCGGATATCTTGCAATATTAGCAAGAGGCAGAGTTATTACTGCTAAATAAAAAAGAGGTATGGTTAAGAGTGCATTTTTATAATTAATTATGTAGTAATTTTTTAGTGCATCCCATGCATCATCAAAGTTTATATTTTCAGCTTCTTCCTTGAACTTAAGAACAGCCTCTTGAGGGAAGTTATTTTTCTCCACCCACTCCACAATTTGATTGACATTTTGTGACCATTCGTTTTTATCAATATTCAATTTAAGAAATGTGTCCATTTCTTCAGTAATCTGATTTTTTTCATCTTGTATTTCCTTTAATAACTGATTGATGGCTGTTGCTTTTATGAAAATCAGATCATCGCTTTGCTCTTTTATTTCGTCAATAGTCTGAATAGCAAGATTAGATTGCTGAACAATGTTTTTAATCTCTTCTTTTTGAAAAAATGGTAGATCTTTATATATTGGATGCTTTTCAGATTGCTTTAGAAACTTGCCGAATTTTTGTTGAGCTCTACGACTGCTTTTCTGATGAATAATGATTGCTTCATGCCCGATTTTATCAGAAAGGTATTTTTCATTGTGATTGTTAAGTAACGTAGCAAGTGATTTATTCGCTTTTTCCACACTCTGAGCAAAATAAAAAGCCGCTTGAGGATATAATTTGTTTTTGTGAAGAATTCTGGAAGCTTCTAGATCCCGTTCTGCAATTTCCAACAACTCTTCGGCTAAGTTCATCGTAGTTCATCCCTAAAACATTAAGCTGTAAGAAGGTGATTCACAGCCGCTTCCATCAGTGTTTCATTGTCTGACTGTGCTTGCTTAATCTTTGCTTCAAGCTGGTCGCATAGTATCATAAGTTGATCGACTTTAGCTACGATGCGTTTTTGTTCTTCTAGAGGTGGAAGTGGAATAATTGCATTTTTTATAATCCCTACATTGAGATTTGGTTGAGCTCCTCCAGCAGCTAAACTTCGTAACTCAGCATATTGTTTTGTTAAAACAAGCTTTACGTAGCTTTTGCTGATCTCAAGAGAATC
The DNA window shown above is from Methanohalophilus levihalophilus and carries:
- a CDS encoding OBG GTPase family GTP-binding protein, with the protein product MSVEDEIATIEKEIRDTPYNKATSHHIGKLKAKIAKLREELQKRASAKGGGEGYSVKKSGHATVTLVGFPSVGKSTLLNKLTGAKSEIGAYEFTTLDVIPGVLEHNGATIQILDVPGLVRGAASGRGRGKEVIAVVRNSDLVVFVLDVFQTQHYEVLKQELYDAGVRLDTTPPDVVIKRQDRGGIPISTTLDLELPDDLIKAVLGEYKIHNAHVLIRDHINLDELIDVIMLNRVYIPSVVVINKVDLADEATIQKCRENFPDALLISANEGENVEKVKDLIYDSLDFIRVYLKPQGEAADMDEPLIITYGSTIGDVCDHLHRDFRNKFRYAQIWGDSAKHPGQRAGLEHTLEDGDILTVIIQK
- a CDS encoding DUF927 domain-containing protein yields the protein MPTEIDFQNSLLYETGTVNGIEFDTTPDELKIRNAIEHVTSANCWQGIELPPGYEITNNKLCKMNGKYPICRKPIVLSAIGENIDSGEFWYKITFMDPLERIQEIYAKHEQIIKKNELMKITNQGILVDEKKGAELCEYLADSIDYNATNLKHNMFVSKNGWKNNNEIFVLGNQYYSSEHIGPVRHVNEESVKGLTKKGTLKDWVAGTRDIIAEPIIRFKCYCAVSSNILRLLDMPPYIVDHNGNTSTGKTLSTKFAFSMYGNPEELMLSGQSTPTYLEEMASNYDDFALCIDETSLQSSEILTTIIYMFGNGSGKGRGKKDGGVRKMKRWKSVAFTTGEKPIADADGFGGQQVRVVEIQRELPKLPEIVKTTEDTLAGNYGHVGELFIRKVFEHKDELRSRFAYYRDMFTNNESSTMNRAGTYFAAIAVAGELLEEVFDEIGIEVIDHLELVKDFFNETVKEKPIVPYPVKALRAVNGWFEENRGYFVVNDDMDSYKHAVKYGWITRNGYLDIITSTLKDAMKMQNINLGSVLDSWEKDGIITLSAGRKDFQARHSDGNGGSPRIGVYRFNLEKMREYLE
- a CDS encoding ABC transporter ATP-binding protein, with amino-acid sequence MGIAVNVSKEYNSRSRKGKDQDSFLLDIDFEAGDEMVVLFGRSGSGKTTTLRCIAGLETPDSGYIDVNGQTYYESKSGINLQPQYRRPGYVFQNYALFPHMDVKQNIVYGLKGWGKSEKDERLREMLELLHIEGLEDRYPSQLSGGQKQRVALARALAPKPGILLLDEPFSALDMVVRMRLRERIKIIQKELGIPVVFITHSQDEAFSLADRVVVLHNGKVHQTGSSRDVFYSPADREVAELVGVSNIFDNAKVAGCAPEGTVLEGRGLQVVTGSKIADSGDLSWGVRPENVHLKPYGEKSSLGSLNTFAGNTIEITDKGSSKLVAVELDGSDFILLCEIPTRLSVDMPSSRCIVEIAPEDILVFTR
- a CDS encoding HEPN domain-containing protein codes for the protein MNLAEELLEIAERDLEASRILHKNKLYPQAAFYFAQSVEKANKSLATLLNNHNEKYLSDKIGHEAIIIHQKSSRRAQQKFGKFLKQSEKHPIYKDLPFFQKEEIKNIVQQSNLAIQTIDEIKEQSDDLIFIKATAINQLLKEIQDEKNQITEEMDTFLKLNIDKNEWSQNVNQIVEWVEKNNFPQEAVLKFKEEAENINFDDAWDALKNYYIINYKNALLTIPLFYLAVITLPLANIARYPEKGKSPLEIFTWKSPLVRKLPSLFEVHLQVIHELREFHELWNNTGDKLYSDTSIDEG
- the modB gene encoding molybdate ABC transporter permease subunit, whose product is MIEDAWIPLLITLKVAGLSTIFVAILGIVISYLLARREFRGKWAADTLVTLPLVLPPTVTGYLLVVLLGKNGIIGQPLFDLTGWAILFTWQAAVIAAFVVSLPLMVKTTAAAISGVDRELEYAAYTLGHSELETMLFVTLPLAKKGILAGLVLSFARAVGEFGATLMVAGNLPGQTNTMSLSIYTAFQSGNDTLANILVVTLVLVSLIAMGLTAKLIDRWSV